One region of Bacteroidota bacterium genomic DNA includes:
- a CDS encoding ABC transporter permease — MGFFENILLALNSLRTNKLRAILTLLGIVIGVFSIIAIMTLLNALQAGIDTGLSQLGSNTFQIQKFPAIQFGPGNNKLRNRPDITYDEGVRLRERATVYKYMSLEFYEFAKTFKYGAESTNPNFTIGGVIPDFLPCNDYSIAEGRFFTNTEVQNSAPVCIIGMETVDKLFKHETPIGKQILLDGKQFTIIGIYASKGAGFGSTQDNSAFVPITRFMELWGTHEKSCNIAIQAPSKETYNECQENVMSVFRVIRKVKPGEPDNFEIFSNESLMGTVNSFTKYFKYGAGVISFISLLAAGVGIMNIMLVSVTERTKEIGIRKAIGAKNTIILRQFLIEAVVLCLIGGIIGIVMGIGVGNLVGLYLNSPIVIPYDWVLIGLIVCSAVGIGFGMYPAYKAAQLNPIDALRYE; from the coding sequence ATGGGTTTTTTTGAAAATATATTATTAGCATTAAATTCACTGAGGACGAACAAACTCCGCGCTATACTTACGTTGCTTGGAATTGTCATTGGTGTTTTTTCTATCATTGCCATTATGACACTGCTGAATGCGTTACAGGCAGGAATAGATACAGGCTTAAGTCAGTTGGGAAGCAATACTTTTCAGATTCAGAAATTCCCTGCAATACAGTTTGGTCCCGGTAATAATAAATTGAGAAACAGACCTGATATTACCTATGATGAAGGCGTAAGATTAAGAGAAAGAGCAACAGTTTACAAATACATGTCGCTTGAGTTTTACGAGTTTGCAAAAACATTTAAGTACGGAGCTGAAAGTACTAATCCGAATTTCACAATCGGAGGAGTTATACCCGATTTTCTTCCATGCAATGATTACTCAATAGCGGAAGGAAGATTTTTTACAAACACAGAAGTACAGAACTCAGCCCCTGTGTGTATAATAGGAATGGAAACCGTTGATAAACTTTTTAAACACGAAACCCCTATAGGAAAACAGATTCTTCTGGACGGAAAACAGTTTACCATAATTGGTATATATGCATCTAAAGGAGCGGGATTTGGCTCTACACAGGATAACTCTGCATTCGTTCCTATAACACGATTTATGGAGTTGTGGGGCACGCATGAAAAATCATGTAATATTGCTATTCAGGCGCCCAGTAAAGAAACATATAATGAGTGTCAGGAAAATGTAATGAGTGTTTTCAGAGTTATAAGAAAAGTAAAGCCTGGTGAACCTGATAACTTTGAAATCTTTTCTAATGAATCTTTGATGGGAACTGTGAACAGCTTTACCAAATACTTCAAATACGGCGCAGGCGTTATTTCGTTCATCTCACTCCTTGCCGCAGGTGTCGGCATTATGAATATCATGCTTGTATCTGTTACGGAACGTACTAAAGAAATCGGCATCCGAAAAGCTATAGGCGCAAAGAATACAATTATTCTCAGACAGTTTTTAATTGAAGCAGTTGTGCTTTGTTTAATAGGAGGAATTATAGGTATAGTAATGGGAATTGGCGTTGGAAACTTAGTTGGATTGTATCTGAATTCTCCGATTGTTATTCCGTATGACTGGGTTCTTATCGGACTTATTGTCTGCAGCGCTGTAGGTATTGGTTTCGGAATGTATCCTGCATATAAAGCCGCGCAGTTAAATCCGATTGATGCATTGAGATACGAATAA
- the fumC gene encoding class II fumarate hydratase yields MEYRIEHDTMGEVKVPADKYWGAQTQRSKENFTIGGNLMPKEVVYAFAILKKAAAMANHECGVLSEDKMKLIGQVCDEILAGKLDDEFPLVVWQTGSGTQSNMNVNEVIANRAHVLSGGKLTDEKKVLHPNDDVNKSQSSNDTFPTAMHIAAYKILIDNTLPNTDKLRNTLHEKSEKYMSVVKIGRTHLMDATPLTLGQEFSGYVSQLEHGMKTIKNSLEHLSELALGGSAVGTGLNVPKNYDVIVAKHIAELTGLPFKTAKNKFEALAAHDAIVESSGALKTLACSLMKIANDVRLLASGPRSGIGEIIIPENEPGSSIMPGKVNPTQAEAMTMVCAQVVGNDMAINVGGMTGHFELNVFKPVMIFNFLNSARLLGDACDSFDKHCAIGIEPNYARINVQLENSLMLVTALNTHIGYENAAKIAKKAHKENKTLREAAIELGLLTDAEFTAKVDPKKMVGNI; encoded by the coding sequence ATGGAATACAGAATAGAGCACGATACAATGGGCGAAGTAAAAGTGCCGGCTGATAAATACTGGGGAGCGCAGACTCAGAGATCAAAAGAAAATTTTACAATCGGCGGTAACTTAATGCCGAAAGAAGTTGTATATGCTTTTGCAATTTTGAAGAAAGCTGCAGCTATGGCTAATCATGAGTGCGGAGTTTTATCAGAAGATAAAATGAAATTGATAGGACAGGTATGCGATGAAATTCTTGCAGGTAAACTGGATGATGAGTTCCCATTGGTTGTATGGCAGACAGGTTCTGGTACGCAGTCAAACATGAACGTAAACGAAGTGATTGCAAACAGAGCTCATGTATTAAGCGGCGGGAAGCTTACGGATGAAAAGAAAGTTCTGCATCCCAATGATGACGTTAATAAATCACAATCCTCCAATGATACTTTCCCGACCGCAATGCACATTGCAGCATATAAAATTTTAATCGATAACACATTACCGAACACTGATAAACTTAGAAATACATTGCATGAGAAATCTGAGAAGTATATGAGTGTTGTAAAAATAGGAAGAACTCACTTAATGGATGCTACTCCATTAACATTAGGACAGGAATTTTCAGGATATGTTTCACAGCTTGAGCACGGAATGAAGACAATAAAAAATTCACTTGAACATTTATCTGAACTTGCACTCGGCGGTTCTGCAGTAGGTACAGGATTAAACGTCCCTAAAAATTACGATGTAATTGTTGCAAAACATATTGCCGAGCTTACAGGACTTCCGTTCAAAACTGCAAAAAATAAATTTGAGGCATTGGCTGCGCATGATGCAATTGTAGAATCATCGGGAGCATTAAAAACTCTTGCATGCAGCTTGATGAAAATTGCAAATGATGTGAGACTTCTTGCTTCGGGACCGCGCAGCGGAATAGGGGAGATTATCATTCCCGAAAACGAACCCGGTTCATCTATCATGCCCGGTAAAGTAAATCCCACACAGGCTGAAGCAATGACCATGGTATGTGCGCAGGTAGTCGGTAATGATATGGCAATTAACGTAGGTGGTATGACAGGACATTTTGAGTTGAATGTATTTAAGCCGGTTATGATTTTTAATTTTTTAAATTCAGCAAGACTACTTGGCGATGCATGTGATTCATTCGATAAGCATTGTGCAATCGGCATTGAACCTAATTATGCAAGGATAAATGTGCAGCTTGAAAATTCATTGATGCTTGTGACTGCACTGAATACACACATAGGTTATGAGAATGCAGCAAAGATTGCAAAGAAAGCGCATAAGGAAAATAAAACATTAAGAGAAGCAGCAATTGAATTAGGCTTATTGACGGATGCAGAATTTACAGCTAAAGTTGACCCGAAGAAAATGGTAGGGAACATATAA
- a CDS encoding fatty acid desaturase — protein MLRFKADRKTLIFMFITTSLLIVQWNYSTLDQGNFSAINIFLFIWAMFMAVTVATMTHNHNHLPMWKNKFLNILTDWWLTCFYGFPVFAWIPTHNKNHHRLNNKEGDYTITYRFSEKNNFFTLISYPTISGFYQQKAIKDHLSELRKTNKEKFYLCLAQYAVLGIFIAAFLLLDWKKALLYVVIPQQFSLFSVLIFNYLQHVHADEESETDHSRNFVGGLNFFLFNNGFHTVHHDRAGLHWSEAPAAHAKIAHKIDPELNQRSFWWYIIKTYFIGPLTPKARRERSRRLDRIAKQKMQSA, from the coding sequence ATGCTAAGATTTAAAGCAGACAGAAAAACCTTAATTTTCATGTTCATCACAACTTCACTGTTAATTGTACAGTGGAATTACAGCACACTTGACCAGGGAAATTTTAGCGCAATAAATATCTTCCTGTTCATTTGGGCAATGTTCATGGCAGTTACAGTAGCAACTATGACTCACAATCATAACCACCTCCCTATGTGGAAAAATAAATTTCTTAACATCTTGACTGACTGGTGGCTAACTTGCTTTTATGGTTTCCCTGTTTTCGCTTGGATTCCGACACATAATAAAAACCATCACAGATTAAATAATAAAGAAGGCGATTACACGATTACTTACAGATTCAGTGAGAAGAATAATTTTTTCACTCTCATTTCTTATCCTACTATAAGCGGATTTTATCAGCAGAAAGCTATTAAAGACCATCTTAGCGAATTAAGAAAAACAAATAAAGAAAAATTCTATTTATGCCTTGCACAATATGCAGTGCTTGGAATTTTCATAGCTGCATTTTTATTACTAGACTGGAAAAAAGCATTATTGTATGTAGTTATTCCGCAGCAGTTTTCTTTATTCAGTGTTTTGATTTTTAATTATCTTCAGCACGTTCATGCCGATGAAGAATCTGAAACAGATCACTCACGAAATTTTGTCGGCGGTTTGAATTTCTTCTTATTCAATAATGGATTTCATACAGTCCATCATGACAGAGCCGGATTGCACTGGAGTGAAGCTCCAGCAGCACATGCGAAAATTGCTCATAAGATTGACCCGGAATTAAATCAGAGAAGTTTCTGGTGGTATATTATTAAGACTTATTTCATTGGTCCTTTAACACCAAAAGCCAGAAGAGAGAGAAGCAGAAGATTAGACAGAATTGCTAAACAGAAAATGCAATCTGCTTAA
- a CDS encoding TlpA family protein disulfide reductase has translation MKILKNLFLLSALLVSFSFANAQEIQPLKNEEMVSKLLKNSDDKIVIVNLWAYWCSPCKEEFPDLVKFGKENKDVANLVLISLDEKGDLETKTKPFLAKNNVDFVTYYNSFDKDEKLIMMLDKNWEGAIPSTFFFKDGKLVKSLIGKQTEKEFKKAFDEVKQ, from the coding sequence ATGAAAATACTAAAAAATTTATTCCTTCTCTCAGCTCTTTTAGTTTCCTTCAGCTTTGCAAATGCTCAGGAAATTCAGCCGCTGAAAAATGAAGAGATGGTTTCAAAGCTGCTTAAAAACAGCGACGATAAAATTGTTATAGTTAACCTTTGGGCTTATTGGTGCAGTCCTTGTAAAGAGGAGTTTCCTGACCTTGTTAAATTCGGAAAGGAAAACAAAGATGTTGCAAATCTGGTACTGATTTCACTGGATGAAAAAGGTGACCTTGAAACAAAAACAAAACCGTTCCTTGCAAAGAATAATGTGGATTTTGTCACATACTATAATTCGTTCGATAAAGATGAAAAACTGATAATGATGCTGGATAAAAACTGGGAGGGAGCGATTCCTTCTACTTTCTTTTTTAAGGATGGGAAATTAGTAAAAAGCTTAATCGGTAAGCAGACTGAAAAAGAATTCAAAAAAGCTTTCGATGAAGTAAAGCAGTAA
- a CDS encoding thioredoxin family protein produces MSKLKSVIFLVLLTFAVTSLSYSAGNPSDLKIGDKVSDFTIKNFDGHTYSLSNSGSEYTVIMFWSTVCPNVQPYTSRINSLAGEYMPKGVSFWAVNSNNNESTEEVKNHKTEKGYPFPVLKDNGSVVADLFGAQKTPEVFVVDKNMTLVYHGRIDNDRDEANVTSSDLKNALDDLLAGRPVAKSTTVSFGCGIKRK; encoded by the coding sequence ATGTCAAAGTTAAAATCAGTAATTTTCTTAGTTCTTCTCACTTTTGCTGTTACTTCACTTTCTTATTCAGCAGGAAATCCATCTGATTTAAAAATCGGTGATAAAGTAAGTGATTTTACTATTAAAAATTTTGATGGTCATACATATTCGCTTTCCAACAGCGGCTCGGAATATACAGTTATTATGTTCTGGTCAACTGTCTGCCCTAACGTTCAGCCATATACTTCAAGAATTAACTCACTTGCAGGTGAATATATGCCAAAGGGTGTTTCTTTCTGGGCAGTTAATTCAAACAATAACGAGTCAACAGAAGAAGTTAAAAATCACAAAACAGAAAAAGGATATCCTTTCCCTGTTTTAAAAGATAACGGAAGTGTTGTAGCTGATTTATTCGGCGCGCAAAAAACACCTGAAGTTTTTGTTGTAGATAAGAATATGACATTAGTTTACCACGGAAGAATTGATAACGACAGAGATGAAGCAAACGTTACTTCTTCTGATTTAAAAAATGCATTAGACGATTTACTTGCAGGAAGGCCTGTTGCAAAATCAACAACAGTTTCGTTCGGATGCGGAATCAAAAGAAAATAA
- a CDS encoding acetyl-CoA hydrolase/transferase family protein has protein sequence MIHEYASRIVNPEKAVEIVKSGDRVYLHANSCYPELLVKALCNRYNELNNVEICHLTSFTTAPYVNPEMEGHFRHNALFTGNNVRKAVQAGKADFTPIFLSEIPILFESGRFPIDVCFLHLSMPDAHGYCSFGVSNECTKVAAENSKIIVAQLNKKMPRVLGDNFIHIDKIDYIVECDIDLPELPMVDPNMGKEEKAVYRKIAENISTLIKDGDTLQMGIGAIPDAVLPYLREKNDLGIHTEMFSDSLIDLIELGVVNGDRKTLLPGKVVSSFVIGTKKIFDYIDDNSLIEFRTSKFVNDPFTIARNDNMISINSCIEVDITGQVCADSIGHKIYSGFGGQVDFIRGSARSKNGKPIMAFASTAKGDTISKIKPFLTPGAGVTTSRGDVHFVITEFGIADLFGKTLRQRAELLINIAHPNFRDELTQKAKELNYL, from the coding sequence ATGATACACGAATATGCAAGCAGGATAGTTAATCCCGAAAAAGCTGTTGAAATTGTAAAATCAGGCGATAGAGTATACTTACACGCTAATAGCTGTTACCCTGAATTACTTGTAAAAGCACTTTGCAATAGATATAACGAGCTTAATAATGTGGAAATTTGTCACTTAACATCATTTACTACTGCTCCTTATGTAAATCCTGAAATGGAAGGCCATTTCCGTCACAATGCACTTTTTACCGGAAATAATGTTAGAAAAGCAGTACAAGCCGGAAAGGCAGATTTTACTCCAATATTTCTATCAGAAATTCCGATATTATTTGAGAGCGGAAGATTCCCGATTGATGTTTGTTTTCTTCATCTTTCAATGCCCGATGCTCATGGTTATTGTTCCTTCGGAGTAAGTAACGAGTGTACAAAAGTTGCTGCGGAAAATTCAAAAATTATTGTTGCCCAGCTAAATAAAAAAATGCCAAGAGTTCTTGGTGATAATTTTATTCACATTGATAAAATTGATTACATAGTTGAGTGTGATATAGATCTTCCTGAGCTTCCGATGGTTGACCCGAACATGGGTAAAGAAGAGAAAGCTGTTTACAGAAAAATAGCGGAGAACATTTCAACTTTAATTAAAGACGGTGATACTTTACAAATGGGTATCGGCGCAATTCCTGACGCAGTACTTCCTTATCTGAGAGAAAAAAATGATTTGGGAATTCATACCGAAATGTTTTCAGACAGCTTAATAGATTTAATAGAGCTTGGTGTTGTAAACGGTGACAGAAAAACTTTACTCCCCGGCAAAGTGGTATCAAGCTTTGTCATCGGAACGAAAAAAATATTCGATTATATTGATGATAATTCTCTGATTGAATTCAGAACGTCAAAGTTTGTTAACGATCCTTTCACTATAGCCAGAAATGACAACATGATTTCAATAAACTCATGCATAGAAGTTGATATAACTGGACAAGTATGCGCAGATTCTATAGGACATAAGATTTATTCGGGATTCGGCGGACAGGTTGACTTTATCCGGGGTTCGGCAAGAAGCAAAAACGGTAAACCAATTATGGCATTTGCATCTACTGCAAAAGGGGATACAATTTCTAAGATAAAACCGTTCTTAACTCCCGGTGCAGGTGTAACTACTTCAAGAGGCGATGTTCATTTTGTTATTACTGAATTCGGTATTGCTGATTTATTCGGCAAGACTTTAAGGCAAAGAGCAGAGTTGTTAATAAATATTGCTCATCCGAATTTCAGAGATGAACTGACACAAAAAGCAAAAGAATTAAATTATTTATAG
- the queC gene encoding 7-cyano-7-deazaguanine synthase QueC has product MDSALTAAYAAKKYDLAFLHINYGQKTEKRELKAFKDIARYYHVKKRLVVDIRYLRDIGGSSLTDSHIKIEKADLKNKSVPNSYVPFRNANILAIATSWAEVIGAKHIYIGAVEEDSSGYPDCRKDFFDAYNKMIDKGTKPSTKIKIETPIINLSKKEIVLKSVQMKSPIHLTWSCYKSNTEACGECDSCALRLRGFQLAKTEDPIPYKKRPFYN; this is encoded by the coding sequence ATGGACAGTGCATTAACAGCTGCATACGCCGCAAAAAAATATGACCTGGCTTTTCTGCACATAAACTACGGGCAGAAAACAGAGAAGAGAGAATTGAAAGCTTTCAAGGATATTGCAAGATATTATCACGTCAAAAAAAGATTAGTTGTTGATATAAGATACCTCAGAGATATCGGCGGTTCATCTTTAACTGATTCACATATAAAAATAGAAAAGGCTGATTTAAAAAATAAAAGTGTTCCGAATTCATATGTCCCTTTTCGCAATGCAAACATACTTGCAATTGCAACAAGCTGGGCAGAGGTTATAGGTGCAAAACATATTTATATTGGAGCAGTTGAGGAAGATTCAAGCGGATATCCGGACTGCAGAAAAGATTTTTTTGATGCATACAATAAGATGATTGATAAAGGCACAAAGCCTTCGACGAAGATTAAAATAGAAACACCGATAATTAATTTATCAAAGAAAGAAATAGTTTTAAAATCAGTTCAGATGAAATCACCGATTCATCTGACATGGTCATGTTATAAAAGCAATACTGAGGCTTGCGGCGAGTGCGACAGCTGCGCTTTGAGGCTCAGAGGATTTCAGTTAGCAAAAACGGAAGACCCCATTCCTTACAAGAAACGACCATTTTACAACTAA
- a CDS encoding AI-2E family transporter → MKDSKVLKIAAILFILGVTFFALKTLQEILLPFFIAVIIAFIFEPFFELLKKKKVPSFLAIIIVILCIVIIANITSIFVLTSIGPFTAGIPKYQDKFTSLIEYATNSLKNFGFDANAFKESMNLKNLVKDSSVQGWITSLFTSIAGIFGDFVLIIIYVAFILSELGSLKRRVLRAFSEERARTIAKTMGDIFLDVRRYIVGKTLINLIHAIVIGIILWAFNVDFYIVWAFLSFLMNYIPTIGSMIATVLPFMTALVQFDSFGVAIVILIILIVLANVVGNVIEPQVLGDKLDLSPILLLLSLILWGYIWGIMGMILSIPIMSMIKIVLMNFESTRPVAILMSYNQSSITDIKEKQKYTHVIKKILKGKKKDDNSKN, encoded by the coding sequence ATGAAAGATAGTAAAGTCCTGAAAATTGCCGCTATCCTATTTATTCTGGGGGTAACATTTTTTGCGCTTAAAACACTGCAGGAAATATTGCTGCCGTTTTTTATTGCAGTGATAATTGCTTTTATATTCGAGCCGTTCTTTGAATTATTAAAGAAGAAAAAAGTCCCGTCCTTTCTTGCAATAATTATTGTTATACTTTGTATCGTAATAATTGCAAATATTACAAGCATATTTGTACTCACAAGTATCGGACCTTTCACAGCAGGAATTCCCAAGTATCAGGATAAGTTTACTTCTCTTATTGAGTACGCAACGAACTCATTGAAAAATTTCGGATTCGATGCTAATGCTTTTAAGGAATCCATGAACCTGAAAAATCTTGTAAAGGATAGTTCAGTTCAGGGATGGATTACTTCTTTGTTCACAAGCATAGCCGGAATTTTTGGAGACTTCGTTCTTATAATTATATACGTTGCCTTTATTCTTTCCGAGTTAGGCAGTCTGAAACGCAGAGTGTTAAGAGCTTTTTCCGAAGAGCGCGCAAGGACGATTGCAAAAACTATGGGAGATATTTTCCTTGATGTAAGAAGATACATAGTAGGGAAGACACTTATAAATCTGATTCACGCAATTGTAATCGGAATTATTTTATGGGCATTCAATGTTGATTTTTATATCGTCTGGGCGTTTCTTTCATTTTTAATGAATTACATTCCTACAATTGGCTCTATGATTGCAACAGTGCTGCCATTTATGACAGCTTTGGTTCAGTTTGATAGTTTCGGAGTAGCAATTGTTATATTGATAATTTTAATAGTTCTTGCAAACGTAGTTGGAAACGTAATTGAGCCTCAGGTTTTGGGGGATAAATTGGATTTAAGTCCAATTTTATTATTACTATCTTTGATATTGTGGGGATATATCTGGGGAATTATGGGTATGATTCTATCTATTCCAATTATGTCCATGATAAAAATTGTTCTGATGAATTTTGAATCGACACGTCCTGTGGCAATATTAATGAGTTATAACCAGAGTTCGATAACAGATATAAAAGAAAAACAAAAATATACACACGTTATAAAAAAGATACTCAAAGGAAAAAAGAAAGATGATAACAGTAAAAATTAA
- a CDS encoding PIN domain-containing protein, translated as MNDKIFIDTNIWVYFWLKDETNQVNDKNKFIVNYLDKQREENNQIFSSIQIFNELSNVFLKKYKLDFEIVKYYLGFTKELTEIISIEFEDILKAIDIKQKYNLSYFDSLMIQSALKTNCTILYSEDLNHNQIFENKLKVVNPFK; from the coding sequence ATGAACGATAAGATATTTATTGATACAAACATCTGGGTATATTTTTGGTTAAAAGATGAAACAAATCAAGTAAATGATAAGAACAAATTTATAGTAAATTACTTGGATAAACAGAGAGAAGAAAATAATCAAATTTTCTCAAGCATACAGATTTTTAATGAATTGTCCAATGTATTTCTGAAAAAGTATAAGTTAGATTTTGAAATAGTTAAATATTACCTGGGATTTACTAAAGAACTTACTGAAATTATTTCAATAGAATTTGAAGATATTCTTAAAGCAATAGATATTAAACAAAAATATAACTTAAGTTACTTCGACTCATTGATGATTCAAAGTGCTTTGAAAACGAATTGTACAATACTTTACTCTGAAGATTTAAATCACAATCAGATTTTTGAAAACAAATTAAAGGTAGTTAATCCTTTCAAATAA